aatacGGTAGACAACGTCAGTAATATTGATTGTCTCAGCGTTGTTGACTGCTTTATTTAGGGAAGACAGTGCAATAATTGTTGTTTCTGCATTTGATTTGCTGGGGTATTGGTATTACTTATTGAACATTTTACATCCTCAATTAGCGTGTTCATATTTACCCTTGTTAATTGCACACCTGtaaatttcttgaaattattgATACCAGAAATTTGAATAAAAGCTAGATTTtaaattaaaagtgcatttGTTTCACCTTGAAAGTATCAGGTTAATCTCTGAATTACTTCATACTCATAGTTTGTTGGCTTTATTTGTCAAGAAGAAGATGATGTACCGGCACATTAATGCGGCCATTTGTCTGGTCACTGTACCAATTCTACtattaggagaccctgtgtgggtgtttgatccaacataccgcgttgatgtgattggagatggaagtttgcaaTTGtgccttaaaaggtaggctataATAAAGTCAGCATTAGTAtgcgggcggggactatttttttatggggccttatggttcagcgtctccaaggaattctatttttagagtccaatggggggggagttcgggggccttcccccaatgtactggctcaaacctgtcactttcagagaacgggggaggggttTTGGGGGAcgcatcccccaatgtactggctaaatatgtcagaaggacggggggggggggtgggggggctcccccatgtcaaacagttgtgtgagttcactagagcttgctctttacatattagagtCCAatggagcggggggggggggttagggggccttcccccaatgtactgactaaaacctgtcactttcagagaacggggagggggtttggctaaatatgtcagaaggacggggtggggtggggggctcccccatgtcaaacagttgtgtgagttcactagagcttgctctttacatattggGCTATTCAACTCAGCTGACCCCTtcagttttttcttcttctgttacATGCACAACTAAAAAATTGAGATCTAACTGTGCGTGAGAGACGGGTGGGTTACCTCGACCAGACATTTTGCCCGGAGTTTTGGTCTTCGGTGTGAAAAGATGGATCAACGGCAAATCCGTAAGTAGTTAGTAAAGTTTATCTGAAAAACAACGAAACTACAACAACAACGCACCGTAAACGTCGGCGTGACTTTGCAAAACCGGCTaaaaagtatttatttacgtTCATTCGTGAGGCAAATATGTCTTCTATCGGTGCAGGTGTAAGTATTCAATATTCTGGTATTAATTGGTGTCCAGTTTCTACGATATCTTGGACAATAAAATCTTTTACACTTTTGTCCGAAATTGAGTCCTTTCGTTGTGTATACTCGTACTGTATTCTTTTCTACTTGGCCAATGTAAAATCTATTGCCGGATAGATTTCAGTGTCTTCTTTCGGCTGTAAATCTGTTATGCCTGGCTCAAGACATTACTTTCAACAACAGACAATGATACCAGGCAACCATTAGTAACTGGCACTGTGGCAGTGGTAGTGAGTAGCTTAAACTCATGTTCAAGAATCCAAATTTACTTTCACTTCAGTATGATTTGTCAGCATCGCAGTTCTCTCCCGATGGCCGAGTATTCCAGGTGGAATATGCATTGAAGGCTGTTGAGAATAGCGGGTATGTACTGAAAACAAATATCAAGACTCAACAGAAGCTGTATTGTTAGAATGCAAGACACGTGGTCAGTGCCATAGATGGAAATTAGCCCAGGTGACTGAGAATGTAATGGTGCTCATTCTTGAAGAGTCAGAAGTGTGATTGACTGTGTAATAATGACTTTGTTCTTGGCTGTTTCTATGTAATGATGTGTGATTACATTGACTTGAGTCTTTCTATTTCAGCACGGCTATTGGTATCAGGGGTAAAGACGGAGTAGTGTTTGGTGTTGAGAAGATTGTGACATCAAAGCTTTATGAACGTGGATCGAACAAAAGGATATTTAACATTGATAAACATATTGGAATGGTAAGACAAGAAAATTTTACGGCACTGGGCAAATTTATCTGGCTGTCTACACTAAGTGTTGAGGGCTTTGTATTCTTGATCTGTGCCTGTGAGTTTGAACAAATTTTTGGCTAGGTCTTGTGAGGGCTTACAACAGTGGTCATTCCAATGTATATTCCTAATATATATGGCTAACTGTCATTTGAAAATCACTTTTCTTCTCCCAGGCTGTTGCAGGTCTACAGGCTGATGCCCGTCAGCTGGGAGAGACGGCTAGAGATGAAGCTTCCAACTATCGGTCCAATTTTGGTGACGCTGTCCCTCTAAAAGTGAGTAATTATTCGAGACTCATCATAAGTAGTGCATGCAGTGGAAAAAGTGCATCTGGGAAATCTGTTGTCTAGGACAAGACTTACAACAGACACCCGTTTTGTTGCTGTCTTTGACTATACATGTGAGTTCGGAAGTTTTGTGGTGGACTGGAGAATTTGAATTCTTGGTTAAGTCAAATGGCACAAAGAAGAGACTTACTGAAAAGGCTTACATCCAAGTTTGGGACTATTATCATTCAAAATTCGAGAGATGGGCCTCATCTACACATTCTGCAGTCTTTTCTTATGCTAACATGATAAGTGTGTCGTAGTGTTGGTTATTACACATTGAATAATTCTGCATTTCAGCAATTAACAAACAGGCTGTCGATGTTTGTGCATGCATACACCTTGTACAGTTCAGTTCGGCCGTTTGGTGTCAGCGCTATGCTCAGCTCATACTCAAAAGAAACTGGTCCTCAGTTGTATGTGTTGGATCCCTCTGGTGTATCTCACGTAAGTTCATCAGTCGGTCACGTGCTCATTAGCATGAAATATGGAAGTCAATTGATGCTCAAGTTTCACCCAAGAGGAAAAAAGACAGGACACATGTTATGAATGTTGTTAGACAAGGTACAAACTTTTAACCCTACTAGACAGTTTTATGTCTGGAGATGCTTAAAAAGGAGACCGTTGTAATTGTCTGTGATTTACTAGTTATCATAAGTTGTCTTTTTCCTGCACAGCTGTCATTAGAATGGTTTCTCTAAATGTATACCAATGTATCGTTGATCATTTTCAGGGTTACTGGGGATGTGCTGTCGGGAAGGCTAAACAAAATGCCAAGACAGAAATAGAGAAAGTCAAGGTAAGATTAACTGCTGTGAGCTTCATGTCTTAAAGTGTCTGTGTATGATTGATGATTGCTGAACCATTCTAACTTGAACCCATCAGAGGTTGTGAAACGAGGTAAACCTGTCCATAAAAGCTATTCATGTTTCTGCCTTCCATGGTCTGTGTTTGCCCTACCATGGCAAAGTTATGCGGTATGTGGCAATCACAGTCTAGTGACTTGCTGATCAACACAAGGAATGTGTTCATATCATATGAAGCCCATGTTGTATGGGTATTGAGGCAAAATCCGGAACCAACTTCCTCATTGGTAAGACAGGGTGGCATGGTCTTTACAGGGATAAAGAACAGACCTAGAAATCAAATCTTCTGTCGTCTCAAATAGTGTTATACTATTACAGATGAAAGATATGACCTGCCAGCAATTAGTCAAAGAAGTGGCCAAAATGTAAGTAAAACAATTGTTGCTATGTATGAACAAGATTTAGACGATCTTCACCCTGAAAAACTAAGCAGAGTTGCCCATATCAGATCAGAGTGGAAACTCTTACTCAAGTTTTGAACTTAGAATCTCAAATTTTAAATTCTCTGCCTTTCAACTAAACACTCTTTTCTTTTCAGTATATACATAGTCCACGATGAGGTGAAGGACAAAAACTTTGAACTTGAATTAAGTTGGGTTGGAGAAGGTAGGTGAAAGGATACAGTTGTTCGTGGGGCAACTTGAAATGTGGTAAAATTGTCAAATGAAAGGCAAGCTTTGTCTGTCTGTAGTAAAAGGGAGTTGATGCTGACACTGCTTAGCTTGTCACACAACCTTGAGGCTTAAGAATATGATCATGAAGGCTGTTTCAATAAAACTCAGTAATTCCTTGTCTGTGACCTTGACTTTCCATGCCCGTGGCAACTTTTATCTTCTGCACTGTTCACTTCTTGTTGTTTCAGTGACAGGAGGCAAGCATGAACTCGTTCCACCAGAGGTTCTCGCAGAAGCAGAAAAACATGCCAAGGTAAATATCATCCAAAGGAACAGGCCAGCAACTagacatttctatgtcaactctTCCACCACATCCCTCCAGGCATTACAGTACTGAGCCGTCTGTGTCAACACCTCTTATACATGTAAAGTGTGACACCAATACTCTGTGCATAACAGGATTCAAAATCTACTTACCAGATATTAAGCTCTCAAATAAGCAGCCTGTGCCCCTGTAATCATTGATAAGTAGTTCATGGTTTCCAACTTCATATGGTTCAGTAActttgcatttctttttctgCAGGCCTCCCTTGAAGAATcagatgactctgatgatgaggaCATGTGAGAAATACCAACAAGTTACTTATCAGATCAGACTATTGCTCCAATCCATAGATGATGGATGGTCTTTCTGTTTCTTGGTACAATGTATTTGGAATACTTCACAGTGAAGAACGGTTGACGTGAAGTAGAAGGGTGCATCTCCTTGGAGATGTTGCAGTTTAGCCTGATGACTGAACAACTGATATGTTGTGCTGTCTACTCGACCAAGAAGTGGATATTGCCCGAgatcttacatacatgtaccagtgaTATTATGTGCTTTGCAATTTGGACTGAATAAAATGTGCTGGTTTAGACACTTCCTGCAGTTAAAGTAGATTCTTGTCACACCCTCACTGTTATTGTGGCAGTGCAAGAGGGGGTGTCAGCTCAGGACATCGATAATTTGTGGCTGTTATTTTCAGACCTTTAGGACATCGATGATTTCTTATGGTCACTAGGGATAAGAGAACATAAGGGGTGGACTATGGTAATTAGTGAAGACAACCTCCGCGTTGAACTTACCCTTCTCTTTGAAATTTAATTCTCTGTTTGAAAGATCAATGCCTATCATACCATCATTTGAATAATCTTGAAAAGTATCATTGAATATGTACAAAGTATCACTATGGTATTAAACTTATTTCATAATAACGGTGTTGTTGTCTTGTGTTATATATTTGGTATAAAATATTGAACATCCTGTTGAGAGACCATACACAATACAGAATTCGAATGATCATGCAGTTTCTGAGATGGCCCCGTCCGTCTGCTGGTACATCGTGCTGTTTCGTTCTGTAATCGAGATGATCATTCATCCTACTGTTAACGTCCCACGATCATATCTGGCAATGTGTTCTCTGAGGCGAGTGTGATGATATTTTCAATCTGCCTACAAATGCTCTCGTCTGAAGTCCACTTGTAACATAGATAACATTATCAGGATGGTATATTCTGCCATCTGTCTTCCTGCACCAAACCATGGTCTTTCTTTCAGGCAGGCTGGTTTAGTGGGGTACATTCTGCTGTCGGACTGCCTACATAATGCAATTTTTGGTGGCTGGCCAGCTTTTGTCTTCAGAGGGATATATAATATCCTGCGAGACTGCCCAGATACATTTCTGAGACAGTCTGTTTTTACTGTGTTTTCAGTAGGGGACATTCTGCTGTCTAACTGTCAAGGCCAGGTAATCATCTTTACCTAAGACAGGCCTGCTGTGAATTCATCAGCAGTTGGGTATGTCCTGACATTCAGCAGCATTTCAGAAGACAGGCTTGTCTTCAGTTGGGGACATTATGTTGTCAGACTGCCAACATTACACAGGTCTTTCCGAGATGGACCTGTTGTTACATGGTCTTTAGTTGGGGACATTCTGCTGTCAAATTCATCCCGAGAATCAGTATTTGTTTTACTCCTAGTGTATACAAATATCAAGACGTGGAGTGTATTGAAAATCCCTGGTACGGGTATGTTGTGACCTTGTCAAGTAGGGGTACATACTACAGCAAGACTGCCTacacccatactgaacttccagcggtattgcctgtGGCCTCCACCCATCTgtaagctgagcaatgtcaatacattgagctGTACATTGTCAGGAGACTTCCTGTGGCAATCTGAGCTTGATATAGAACTTCCCGGGACACCCTTGATGAAAAAGGTAAACGTTTAAtgaaaaagataagaaaatGTGTTAATAATATTAATACTGTACACTTTTAATTATAAAACAGCATTTCTTATATTTACATACTATTTAAGGTTCAAAGTTACAATCAGACTACGGTTAAATATATTATTTTCTTATCAAGATATTTTAACCGAACGCCATCCATATCATCCAATGACATTAAGTACGAGTAAGCATAGATTTCATGAGCAAGGCCGGACTCCCTGACTACTTGGCAgaaatattatacaaataaatcACATTGTACAAAATTATTGTTAATTAAATGCTTTCAGAAAGTGCCATCAGGGTCCAATCATGGGCAAGCAACTTTTTCAATATTAACAAAAATTTTAATGTTTATAATAGATGCACTCAATCCTGTTAACAGAGTAACATACATGATATCTTAATATGCCAAGTCAAACATATAAGAGAAGACGAAGACAGCCATTCAGGCCTACTGTCCTAAATGTTGAGAAGTAGTGGATCATCTTGGAGGTTTCTCACTCAACTCAGACACGCAGACAAGCATGAGCAACTCAATGTTCATTTTACCGACAGCAGCTGACCAGCATTACACTTACAGTTTCAATGTCAAAAATGCCATCAGCCAACTCAAAATTGGAATGTACATAAAACTTTATTGATTACACAGGAACGGGCTCCCTTTCCACTCACAGCCCATAGACATGCTACACTTGGTGTAATTAATGACAATGCAGTAATCTCACTCTGGCACAGTATGGTACATGTGATCATAGTTGTGGAGAAGACAACCTGTTTCTGTCATGATTAGCATATCTATTGTTCAGTCTCTCCTCATCCCAATGAAGTATGCATCTCAGTATTTTCTCAACCTGGGTAAATCTGCATCCTCCTTGAGTGATGTCAGCTGATTCTGGATGCCTACTTTGAAGTTCTGTTAATATGCATCTTATCCGTATAAAGTCATGTATCATTGGCTTCATTGATTAATTAGCTATCCAGTTTCTCGGACACCTTCACTATAAAACACGTCATCAACTCGAGATTTATCCTCAGGCATTCCTAGAACATATTTGATGAAGTTCATTAGCACCACAGCATGGCCAGGCAGGAAGAGATAGGATGTGTATAAAGACATGGCAATCACAGCAATAAGAAATGAATCTGAAAACTGGTTAAGGAAGGTTGAAACTATGCAATCTACTTTAAActttttgatgaaaacttttcATGTAATCACGGGTGTGCAAGCAGAACATCACCACACTCCACAGACATGACCAGATGACAGACAGGATTGCACTTACAATCTAAATAAACCCTAATCATAGCCGCTCGCAATATGGGCCAAGATTTGACATGACTCAATATAGGCCATCCCATCACCAAATCAAAGCAAAGGCACTATATTGGCAGGACGACTCGGGGAAAAGATGAAATTCCAAAAATTTGGCATGaataaatgtcaaaatttgCTTCAACAAGAGCACAAACCACACAAATGATggattttgctgataaaaaggATACTAAATATTCGCCTTTCCCATGGTTCAAGCATATATAATGCCGTACAAAGTATATATTGGAGATACCAATAGGACACAAAATCACAAATTTTGTTCACAAGCTCCATTTTTCGTGTCGCTTAGCCCAATGAAAAGATACTGCCCACACTCTCCAATGGTCAGGACCAAGGGTCAGGACTGTCTTTCAACTCTGGTATCTCAGTGTATGGATGTTACTAACTATTCACTGCAAAATAATATTTTATCACTCCGATACTAAAGTAGTATTTTGGTTTCTTGCTTAAAATCAAAGTATATGGAGTGATGTTAATAAATTTTGTTTATCCGCGATAGAAATTGATTTATAAAGTTGTAATTGTAGTTTTATACAACGTAAAATTGAGTTTTAAATGATTTTATTTTTCGGACCCTTTGGAGGGACGAATTTCTAACAAAATGGCGGTAGCCTGCCGTAACATTTTACACAGAATAGAACGTGCCCTGACCTCTGACCTCGCCGGCAACTGCAAAATCAAGGAAGTGCAGTTTATCTTAAAAAACACCTTCTAAAATCCACATCCAATTGGGAACATTTTATATTTAGTTGTCTCCGGTTAAAGTATGAGTATCAGGGGACTGTGGATACTCACTTTGCCTGGAAAAACTGCAGGAAAAGTAATTTTCTCTAGGTTTGTTGACAGTTTTGTGAAAATTAgaaaatatacagggtgtttcaaaaatgcTTGTAAACCAAAAACCAAAAAATCTGCTgataacatatatatataattttTACAAAAGTCCTGGCCTGGTGAGCTGGC
Above is a window of Lineus longissimus chromosome 3, tnLinLong1.2, whole genome shotgun sequence DNA encoding:
- the LOC135484671 gene encoding proteasome subunit alpha type-3-like gives rise to the protein MSSIGAGYDLSASQFSPDGRVFQVEYALKAVENSGTAIGIRGKDGVVFGVEKIVTSKLYERGSNKRIFNIDKHIGMAVAGLQADARQLGETARDEASNYRSNFGDAVPLKQLTNRLSMFVHAYTLYSSVRPFGVSAMLSSYSKETGPQLYVLDPSGVSHGYWGCAVGKAKQNAKTEIEKVKMKDMTCQQLVKEVAKIIYIVHDEVKDKNFELELSWVGEVTGGKHELVPPEVLAEAEKHAKASLEESDDSDDEDM
- the LOC135484924 gene encoding serine palmitoyltransferase small subunit A-like, encoding MELVNKICDFVSYWYLQYILCTALYMLEPWERRIFNSFLIAVIAMSLYTSYLFLPGHAVVLMNFIKYVLGMPEDKSRVDDVFYSEGVRETG